In Blautia sp. SC05B48, a single genomic region encodes these proteins:
- the speB gene encoding agmatinase, whose translation MILPNIENFIGCDSSFEEAEIVLYGAPFDSTTSFRPGARFGPSAIRHESFGLETYSPYQDRDLMDIRVFDSGDLELCFGSSEKALADIQDRAEEILKEGKMPLLLGGEHLVTLAAVRAVAGRYPGLHIIHFDAHADLRDDYLGAHLSHACVIRRCYDILGDGRIHQFCIRSGEREEFRFAKEHTDFHPFTFEGLEETVQELARKQVPVYFTIDLDCLDPSVFPGTGTPEAGGVSFLELLAAIRKVSELNIVGADVNELAPMLDPSGVSTATACKVVRELLLAVAK comes from the coding sequence ATGATCTTACCAAATATTGAAAATTTTATCGGTTGTGACAGCAGCTTTGAGGAAGCAGAAATTGTTCTTTACGGAGCTCCCTTTGATTCGACCACAAGCTTTCGTCCGGGAGCCAGGTTCGGTCCTTCTGCCATTCGTCATGAAAGCTTTGGACTGGAAACCTACAGCCCTTATCAGGATCGTGACCTTATGGATATCCGGGTATTTGACAGTGGAGATCTGGAACTTTGCTTCGGTAGCAGTGAAAAGGCGCTTGCTGATATACAGGATCGTGCAGAGGAAATCCTGAAAGAGGGAAAAATGCCGTTGCTTCTGGGGGGAGAGCATCTGGTGACACTGGCTGCTGTGAGAGCTGTCGCCGGGAGATATCCGGGACTTCATATTATTCATTTTGATGCGCACGCAGATTTAAGAGACGATTATCTTGGTGCCCATTTAAGTCATGCGTGTGTTATCCGCAGATGCTATGATATTCTGGGAGATGGGCGGATACATCAGTTTTGTATCCGAAGCGGGGAAAGAGAAGAATTCCGGTTTGCAAAAGAGCATACAGATTTTCATCCCTTTACCTTTGAAGGCCTGGAAGAAACCGTACAGGAATTGGCCAGGAAGCAGGTTCCGGTATATTTTACCATTGATCTGGACTGTCTGGATCCATCTGTATTTCCGGGAACCGGTACACCGGAGGCAGGAGGCGTAAGCTTCCTTGAATTGCTCGCTGCTATCCGGAAGGTATCAGAATTAAATATTGTGGGAGCAGATGTTAATGAGCTGGCACCTATGCTGGATCCAAGCGGTGTTTCCACAGCTACAGCATGTAAGGTGGTCAGGGAACTGCTGCTGGCGGTGGCAAAATAA
- a CDS encoding saccharopine dehydrogenase family protein, translating into MSRVLVIGCGGVASVAIQKCCQADTVFTELCIASRTKEKCDALARKLEGKTKTVITTAKVDADDVNQLIQLINSYKPDLVMNIALPYQDLTIMDACLACGVNYMDTANYEPEDTDDPKWRAIYEKRCKEAGFSAYFDYSWQWAYRKKFEEAGLTALLGCGFDPGVTQAYCAYALKHEFDQIDTIDILDCNGGDHGYAFATNFNPEINLREVSAPGSYWENGHWVEIPPMAIKREYDFDQVGDKDMYLLHHEEIESLAQTIPGVKRIRFFMTFGQSYLDHMRCLEDVGMLSTTPINYNGQEIVPIQFLKALLPDPASLGPRTKGKTNIGCIFTGVKDGKEKTYYIYNVCDHQECYKEVGSQAISYTTGVPAMCGALMMLTGKWIRPGVYTVEEFDPDPFLEALDKYGLPRSENHDPELVD; encoded by the coding sequence ATGAGCAGAGTACTTGTAATCGGCTGCGGCGGAGTAGCCAGTGTAGCAATTCAGAAGTGTTGTCAGGCAGATACTGTATTTACAGAACTGTGTATAGCTAGCAGGACAAAAGAAAAATGTGATGCACTTGCCCGGAAACTGGAAGGAAAAACAAAAACAGTTATTACCACCGCAAAGGTGGATGCGGATGATGTAAACCAGCTGATCCAGCTGATCAATAGTTACAAACCGGATCTGGTAATGAACATTGCGCTTCCGTACCAGGATCTGACCATCATGGATGCATGTCTGGCATGTGGTGTAAACTATATGGATACGGCAAACTATGAGCCGGAGGATACGGATGATCCCAAATGGCGTGCTATTTACGAAAAACGCTGCAAGGAAGCGGGATTTTCCGCATATTTTGATTATTCCTGGCAGTGGGCATACCGGAAGAAATTTGAAGAGGCAGGACTTACAGCACTTCTTGGCTGCGGCTTTGACCCGGGTGTTACCCAGGCATATTGTGCATATGCATTAAAGCATGAGTTTGACCAGATCGATACCATTGATATTCTGGACTGCAATGGAGGAGACCACGGATATGCATTTGCAACCAACTTTAATCCGGAAATCAATCTTCGTGAGGTAAGTGCGCCCGGAAGCTACTGGGAGAATGGACACTGGGTGGAAATCCCTCCGATGGCGATCAAGCGGGAATATGATTTTGATCAGGTCGGCGATAAAGATATGTATCTTCTGCATCACGAGGAGATCGAGTCCCTTGCCCAGACAATTCCGGGTGTAAAGAGAATTCGTTTCTTTATGACCTTCGGACAGAGCTATCTGGATCACATGCGCTGTCTGGAGGATGTGGGAATGCTTTCTACTACTCCGATCAACTATAATGGACAGGAAATCGTTCCTATCCAGTTTTTGAAGGCTCTTCTCCCGGATCCGGCCAGCCTGGGTCCACGGACTAAGGGAAAAACTAATATTGGCTGCATTTTCACCGGGGTAAAGGATGGAAAAGAGAAAACCTATTATATTTACAATGTTTGTGACCACCAGGAATGTTATAAAGAGGTTGGAAGTCAGGCAATCAGCTATACGACAGGCGTTCCGGCTATGTGCGGAGCATTAATGATGCTTACCGGAAAATGGATCCGCCCGGGAGTGTACACAGTAGAAGAATTTGACCCGGATCCGTTCCTGGAAGCACTTGACAAATATGGACTTCCACGCAGCGAAAATCATGATCCGGAGCTGGTGGATTAA
- a CDS encoding aminotransferase class I/II-fold pyridoxal phosphate-dependent enzyme, whose translation MNRSRFKLDQNHAPIHEALEKFLRMRVVPFDVPGHKRGRGNPELTEFLGQKCVGVDVNSMKPLDNLCHPVSVIREAEELAADAFGAAHAFLMVGGTTSSVQTMVLTACKRGDEIILPRNVHRSVLNALVLCGAIPVYVNPEVDQRLGISLGMRREQVAKAIKEHPNAVAVLVNNPTYYGICSDLRAIVRMAHEAGMLCLADEAHGTHFYFGGGLPVSAMAAGADMASVSMHKSGGSLTQSSLLLTGPGVHAGYVRQIINLTQTTSGSYLLMSSLDISRRNLAQRGRQIFHQVADMAEYAREEINAIGGYYAFGKELVNGDSVFDFDITKLSVHTLDIGLAGIEVYDILRDEYDIQIEFGDIGNILAYLSIGDRAQEIERLVSALAEIRRRFQKDKSGLLDQEYIDPQVVTSPQEAFYAEKCSLPLRETEGKVCSEFVMCYPPGIPILAPGERITPEILDYIEYAKAKGCNMTGPEDPDILRLNVLAGR comes from the coding sequence ATGAACAGAAGTCGTTTTAAACTGGACCAGAATCATGCTCCAATTCATGAAGCTCTGGAAAAATTCCTGCGTATGAGAGTAGTACCTTTCGATGTGCCGGGACATAAAAGAGGAAGAGGAAATCCGGAGCTTACTGAATTTCTGGGACAAAAATGTGTAGGTGTGGATGTAAACAGCATGAAGCCGCTTGATAATCTCTGTCATCCCGTATCTGTGATCCGGGAGGCGGAAGAGCTGGCAGCAGATGCCTTTGGAGCAGCGCATGCATTTCTTATGGTTGGAGGAACTACAAGCTCAGTGCAGACTATGGTGCTAACTGCCTGTAAGAGGGGAGATGAGATCATTCTTCCCCGAAATGTCCACAGAAGTGTGCTGAATGCGCTGGTTCTGTGCGGAGCAATCCCGGTCTATGTGAATCCGGAGGTGGATCAGAGACTTGGGATTTCTCTTGGAATGCGACGTGAACAGGTGGCAAAGGCAATTAAGGAGCACCCAAATGCGGTGGCTGTGCTGGTGAACAATCCCACCTATTATGGAATCTGCAGTGATCTTCGCGCAATTGTACGCATGGCTCATGAAGCAGGAATGCTGTGTCTGGCAGATGAGGCACATGGAACCCATTTTTATTTTGGCGGAGGTCTGCCGGTTTCGGCAATGGCAGCCGGTGCAGATATGGCGTCTGTATCCATGCATAAAAGTGGCGGAAGCCTGACCCAGTCCAGCCTTCTTCTTACAGGACCAGGTGTTCATGCCGGTTATGTCCGTCAGATCATCAATCTGACTCAGACTACTTCAGGCAGCTATCTTCTGATGTCAAGTCTTGACATTTCGCGCCGGAATCTTGCACAGCGAGGACGCCAGATTTTTCATCAGGTAGCAGATATGGCAGAGTATGCAAGGGAAGAGATCAATGCTATTGGCGGCTATTATGCATTTGGAAAAGAGCTGGTGAATGGAGATTCGGTTTTTGATTTTGACATTACGAAATTAAGTGTACATACCCTGGATATCGGACTTGCAGGAATCGAGGTTTACGATATACTGAGAGATGAATATGATATTCAAATCGAATTTGGTGATATTGGAAATATTTTGGCTTATCTGTCGATCGGAGATCGTGCCCAGGAAATAGAGCGGCTGGTAAGTGCTCTTGCGGAGATCCGCAGGCGATTCCAGAAGGATAAATCAGGATTGCTGGATCAGGAATATATCGATCCTCAGGTAGTGACAAGTCCTCAGGAAGCTTTTTATGCAGAAAAATGCAGCCTTCCTCTCAGAGAAACCGAAGGCAAAGTATGCAGCGAGTTTGTAATGTGTTATCCTCCGGGAATCCCGATTTTGGCTCCGGGGGAACGAATCACTCCGGAAATCCTGGATTATATTGAATATGCCAAGGCAAAAGGATGCAATATGACAGGCCCTGAAGATCCGGATATATTGCGTTTAAACGTACTGGCAGGGAGGTAA
- the yfcC gene encoding putative basic amino acid antiporter YfcC, producing MSKNEGKGLKSFNKGFQVPDTYIIIFLVVVVAALMTFLVPKGFYETQDISYMINGVEKTRTVIKDGSFQYLTDDTGNVVTEGVALFSGDGGTGFFNYMYNGIVNSSAIEIIAFLMVVGGAFGIMIRTGAIESGLIGLIRKSKGAEKLLIPVLFVLFSLGGAVFGMGEEALPFTMILCPLFVAVGYDSVIAVLVTYVATQIGFGSSWMNPFSVGIAQGIAGIDVFSGAGFRMVMWVVFTALGCGMTMFYASKIKKTPTISIAYKTDSYFREQNEKTGIDEGHSFGLGHILVLLTLAATVVWVVWGVMIQGYYMPEIATQFFIMGIVSGVIGVIFKLNDMKLNDIAISFKDGAKDLIGAALVVAMAQGIMQVLGGSDPTTPTVINTIMYNISNALSGVSGAVAAVLMYLFQSVFNFFVVSGTGQAAITMPIMAPLSDLLGVSRQTAVVAFQLGDAFTNLIVPTSGCLIGSLAIAKIEWSNWIKFMWKFLGVLMIGAIITVLIAVGIGF from the coding sequence ATGAGCAAAAACGAAGGAAAAGGGTTAAAGTCTTTTAACAAGGGGTTCCAAGTGCCTGATACCTACATTATCATCTTTTTAGTAGTTGTTGTCGCAGCACTTATGACATTTCTTGTACCAAAGGGATTTTACGAAACACAGGATATTTCATATATGATCAATGGTGTTGAGAAAACCCGTACGGTAATCAAAGACGGAAGTTTCCAGTATCTGACAGATGATACGGGAAATGTAGTAACAGAAGGAGTAGCACTCTTTAGTGGAGATGGTGGAACAGGATTTTTCAACTATATGTATAACGGAATCGTAAATAGTTCTGCAATCGAGATTATTGCATTTCTTATGGTAGTAGGTGGTGCATTCGGTATCATGATCCGTACAGGTGCGATTGAATCTGGATTGATCGGATTGATCCGTAAGTCAAAGGGAGCAGAAAAACTACTGATTCCGGTACTTTTCGTACTGTTTTCTCTTGGTGGAGCAGTTTTCGGGATGGGAGAAGAAGCGCTTCCGTTTACTATGATTCTTTGTCCGTTGTTTGTAGCAGTTGGATATGATTCAGTTATCGCAGTTCTTGTTACTTATGTTGCAACACAGATTGGTTTTGGTTCATCCTGGATGAATCCATTCTCCGTAGGTATCGCACAGGGTATTGCAGGTATTGACGTATTCTCCGGAGCAGGATTCCGTATGGTAATGTGGGTAGTATTTACAGCACTCGGCTGTGGAATGACTATGTTCTATGCATCAAAGATCAAAAAGACTCCGACAATCTCAATCGCATATAAGACCGATTCATATTTCCGTGAGCAGAATGAAAAAACAGGAATTGACGAAGGACATTCATTTGGTCTTGGACACATTTTAGTTCTTCTGACACTGGCTGCTACAGTAGTATGGGTAGTTTGGGGCGTTATGATTCAAGGATACTACATGCCAGAGATTGCTACACAGTTCTTTATTATGGGAATTGTTTCCGGTGTGATCGGAGTTATCTTTAAACTGAATGATATGAAACTGAATGATATCGCAATATCATTCAAAGATGGAGCAAAAGATCTGATTGGTGCTGCACTTGTTGTTGCTATGGCACAGGGTATCATGCAGGTTCTTGGTGGATCTGATCCGACAACACCTACAGTTATCAATACAATTATGTATAATATTTCAAATGCATTGTCTGGAGTTTCCGGAGCAGTTGCAGCAGTACTTATGTATCTGTTCCAGTCTGTATTCAACTTCTTTGTTGTATCCGGAACAGGACAGGCTGCGATCACAATGCCGATTATGGCTCCACTGTCAGACCTGTTAGGTGTTTCACGACAGACAGCTGTAGTTGCATTCCAGCTTGGTGATGCATTTACAAACCTGATTGTTCCTACATCTGGATGTCTGATCGGATCTCTTGCAATTGCAAAGATTGAGTGGTCTAACTGGATTAAATTCATGTGGAAATTCCTTGGCGTCTTAATGATTGGTGCAATTATTACAGTTCTTATTGCAGTTGGAATTGGATTCTAA
- the iadA gene encoding beta-aspartyl-peptidase — protein MKLIQNIDVYAPQHLGKKDVLIINDKIVKIKDSGSISADGFLAESEMINGEGLLLTPGFIDSHVHVLGGGGEGGFANRTPEATMEGLTKFGVTTVVGCLGTDGIGRDICALVAKTKGLNEQGMSAYCYTGSYHIPVRTLTDSIVKDIMMIQEIIGTGEIAISDHRSSQPTFEEFARVVADTRLGGVLSGKAGIVNVHLGDSPRCLDLIERVVDETEIPTSQILPTHINRNEMLFCKSVEYALKGGAVDFTGNEDIDYWETICDEVRVCNGIKRMLDAGVNPDRMTISSDGQGSLPMYSSDGEFLGMGVGQSSCLLKEVKECVFKADIPLEIALSTITSNPAEILRLNGKGKIEEGYDADLCILDQDLQLVEVIARGKTVYTR, from the coding sequence ATGAAATTAATTCAGAATATTGATGTTTATGCTCCACAGCATCTGGGGAAAAAAGACGTACTTATAATCAATGATAAGATTGTTAAGATTAAAGATTCAGGTTCTATATCTGCAGATGGATTTCTTGCGGAGTCAGAAATGATCAATGGAGAGGGGTTACTTTTAACTCCGGGATTCATTGATAGTCATGTTCATGTACTAGGAGGCGGTGGCGAAGGTGGATTCGCCAATCGTACTCCGGAAGCAACTATGGAAGGACTTACGAAGTTTGGAGTAACAACAGTTGTTGGCTGCCTTGGAACAGATGGAATCGGTCGTGATATATGTGCATTGGTTGCAAAGACAAAAGGATTGAATGAGCAGGGAATGTCTGCATACTGTTATACAGGCAGTTATCATATTCCGGTTCGTACGTTGACTGACAGTATTGTGAAAGATATCATGATGATTCAGGAAATCATTGGAACTGGAGAAATCGCGATTTCTGATCATCGGTCTTCACAGCCGACTTTTGAGGAATTTGCACGTGTCGTTGCGGATACAAGACTTGGTGGTGTTCTTTCCGGGAAAGCTGGCATTGTAAATGTTCATCTTGGTGACAGTCCGAGATGCTTAGATCTTATTGAACGAGTGGTAGATGAGACAGAGATACCGACTTCTCAAATACTGCCAACACATATCAATCGAAATGAGATGCTTTTCTGTAAGTCAGTTGAATATGCGCTGAAGGGCGGAGCAGTAGATTTTACCGGAAATGAAGATATTGACTATTGGGAAACTATCTGTGATGAGGTACGTGTATGTAATGGTATCAAACGGATGTTAGATGCAGGAGTAAATCCTGACCGCATGACAATTTCTTCTGATGGACAGGGAAGCCTTCCGATGTACAGCAGTGATGGCGAATTCCTTGGAATGGGTGTTGGACAGTCCAGCTGCCTTCTGAAGGAAGTAAAAGAGTGTGTGTTTAAAGCGGATATCCCGCTGGAAATTGCACTTTCAACAATAACATCCAATCCGGCAGAAATCCTTCGCCTTAATGGAAAAGGAAAGATTGAAGAGGGCTATGATGCGGATCTTTGTATCCTGGATCAGGACCTGCAGCTTGTTGAGGTAATAGCAAGAGGTAAAACAGTGTATACAAGATAG
- a CDS encoding Fic family protein, whose protein sequence is MRYLSVAEIAKKWDVSERSVRNYCAQGRVNGAFLTGKTWNIPENAEKPERTNKRKEEPITLLDILQDQKASKYSGGIYHKTQIDLTYNSNHIEGSRLTHDQTRYIFETNTIGVEKEVLNVDDVIGTANHFRCIDMIIDHAKAALTEKFIKELHLVLKNSTSDSRKDWFAVGDYKKLPNEVGGMDTALPEEVADKMKALLTEYSTKEEKTFEDILDFHVKFERIHPFQDGNGRVGRLIMFKECLKYNIVPFIIEDNLKMFYYRGLKEWDNEKGYLTDTCLNAQDKYKAYLDYFRIGY, encoded by the coding sequence ATGCGATATCTTTCAGTTGCTGAAATAGCGAAAAAGTGGGATGTGTCCGAGCGCAGTGTCAGAAATTATTGTGCTCAGGGGCGTGTGAACGGTGCGTTTCTTACCGGAAAGACTTGGAATATTCCCGAAAATGCTGAAAAACCGGAGCGTACCAACAAAAGAAAAGAAGAACCGATTACTCTATTGGATATCCTGCAAGATCAAAAGGCAAGTAAATACTCCGGCGGGATCTACCACAAAACACAGATTGATTTGACATACAATTCCAACCATATAGAAGGAAGCCGACTGACCCACGATCAGACCAGATATATCTTTGAAACCAACACCATCGGTGTAGAAAAAGAAGTGCTGAACGTGGATGATGTGATTGGAACAGCAAATCATTTCCGCTGCATTGATATGATCATTGATCATGCAAAAGCAGCTCTGACGGAAAAGTTTATCAAAGAGCTTCACTTGGTTTTGAAGAACAGCACCAGCGATTCCAGAAAAGATTGGTTTGCTGTTGGCGATTATAAAAAACTTCCGAATGAAGTCGGCGGCATGGATACCGCTCTTCCGGAAGAAGTTGCCGATAAAATGAAGGCCCTGCTGACGGAATATAGCACTAAGGAAGAAAAGACATTTGAGGATATTCTAGACTTCCATGTGAAGTTTGAGCGGATTCATCCGTTCCAGGACGGCAACGGCCGTGTGGGCAGGTTGATCATGTTTAAGGAGTGCCTGAAATACAATATCGTTCCGTTCATCATTGAGGACAATCTGAAGATGTTCTATTACCGTGGATTGAAGGAATGGGATAACGAAAAAGGCTATCTGACCGATACCTGCCTGAACGCACAGGACAAGTATAAAGCGTATTTGGATTATTTTAGGATTGGGTATTAA
- the speE gene encoding polyamine aminopropyltransferase — MEMWFSEFHTPDVKHSIRVNRQLYSKQSDYQRIDIFETPEFGRVLTLDGNVMLTERDEFIYDEMITHVPMAIHKEAKDILVIGAGDGGVVRELTRYDRVSHIDLVEMDPMVVEACRAYLPGNACRLDDRRVHLHYENALKYIRRCENKYDLIIVDSSDPFGPSEGLFTREFYGNCYNALKADGIMVNQQGSPFYSEDAHAMQRSHKRIASTFQISRVYQAHIPTFAAGYWLFGFASKKYHPVDDLDSKAWNSLNLRTRYYTTRLHKGAFYLPAFLEEMLQEVED, encoded by the coding sequence ATGGAAATGTGGTTTTCGGAATTTCATACACCGGATGTGAAGCATAGTATCCGGGTAAACCGTCAGCTTTATTCAAAGCAGAGTGACTATCAGAGAATTGATATTTTTGAGACACCGGAATTTGGCAGGGTGCTCACACTGGACGGTAATGTAATGCTCACAGAGCGTGACGAATTTATTTATGACGAAATGATCACTCATGTACCTATGGCTATTCACAAAGAAGCCAAAGATATTCTTGTGATCGGAGCAGGAGACGGCGGAGTTGTACGTGAACTGACCAGGTATGACCGTGTCAGCCATATTGATCTGGTAGAGATGGATCCTATGGTAGTAGAAGCCTGTCGCGCATATCTTCCGGGAAATGCCTGCAGGCTGGATGACAGGAGAGTGCACCTTCATTATGAAAATGCGTTGAAATATATACGCCGCTGCGAAAATAAATATGATCTTATTATTGTAGATTCCTCGGATCCCTTTGGCCCATCGGAGGGATTATTTACCCGTGAATTTTACGGAAACTGCTATAATGCGCTGAAGGCGGATGGAATCATGGTTAATCAGCAGGGAAGTCCTTTTTATTCCGAGGATGCGCATGCCATGCAGCGCAGTCACAAAAGAATTGCCAGTACTTTCCAGATCAGCCGTGTTTACCAGGCTCATATTCCTACCTTTGCTGCCGGCTACTGGCTGTTTGGCTTTGCAAGTAAAAAATATCATCCTGTGGATGACCTGGATTCGAAGGCATGGAATTCACTGAATCTTCGCACCCGTTACTATACTACAAGGCTTCACAAAGGTGCATTTTATCTTCCGGCTTTTCTGGAGGAAATGCTTCAGGAGGTGGAGGACTGA
- a CDS encoding alcohol dehydrogenase, whose product MLTYTYVSKGKFELMEKPKPVLMHERDAIVKVTLASICSSDLHIKHGSVPRAVPGITVGHEMVGIVEAVGSKVTHVKPGDRVTVNVETFCGECFFCKKGYVNNCTDKNGGWALGCRIDGGQAEYVRVPFADQGLNKIPEGVTDRQALLVGDVLATGYWAARISEITEEDTVLIIGAGPTGICTLLSVMLKNPAKIIICEKDETRIRFIKEHYPETLTVSPEDCKEFVKTNSEHGGADAVLEVAGAESTFKLAWECARPNAIVTVVALYDKAQMLPLPDMYGKNLTFKTGGVDGCDCEETLKLISEGKINTEPLITHTYPLNRIKEAYELFENKRDGVIKVAVEC is encoded by the coding sequence ATGCTGACTTATACATATGTTTCAAAGGGAAAATTTGAACTAATGGAAAAACCGAAACCAGTGCTCATGCATGAACGAGATGCCATTGTAAAGGTGACACTGGCCAGCATCTGTTCCAGTGACCTGCATATTAAACACGGAAGTGTACCGCGTGCAGTCCCGGGAATTACAGTTGGCCATGAGATGGTAGGTATTGTTGAGGCAGTCGGTTCTAAGGTGACGCATGTAAAACCGGGAGACCGGGTGACTGTAAATGTAGAAACTTTTTGCGGAGAGTGTTTTTTCTGTAAGAAAGGATATGTAAACAATTGTACCGACAAGAATGGTGGCTGGGCACTTGGCTGTCGTATCGATGGGGGACAGGCAGAATATGTCCGGGTTCCTTTTGCAGATCAGGGATTGAATAAAATCCCGGAAGGTGTTACGGACAGACAGGCTTTACTGGTAGGAGATGTTCTTGCTACTGGTTATTGGGCAGCACGTATTTCTGAAATCACAGAGGAAGATACTGTACTGATCATTGGAGCCGGTCCAACAGGAATATGTACTTTACTTAGTGTTATGCTGAAAAATCCAGCGAAGATCATTATATGTGAAAAGGACGAAACACGTATTCGCTTTATTAAGGAGCATTATCCGGAGACTCTTACTGTTTCACCGGAAGACTGTAAAGAGTTTGTTAAGACTAATAGTGAGCATGGTGGAGCTGATGCAGTCCTTGAAGTTGCCGGAGCAGAATCGACATTTAAACTGGCGTGGGAATGTGCCCGACCAAATGCAATCGTGACAGTGGTTGCGCTTTACGATAAAGCACAGATGTTGCCACTCCCAGATATGTATGGTAAAAATCTCACTTTTAAAACAGGTGGAGTGGATGGCTGCGATTGCGAAGAAACTCTGAAGCTGATATCAGAAGGTAAGATCAACACGGAACCGCTGATTACGCATACATATCCGTTAAATAGGATTAAAGAGGCATATGAATTGTTCGAAAATAAGAGAGATGGCGTGATTAAAGTAGCAGTGGAATGCTGA
- a CDS encoding carboxynorspermidine decarboxylase produces the protein MERTDTRPPFAASGGIIPPELRKIKTPCYVLDEAALIKNAELMGNIAKRTGCKMLLAQKAFSNYDCYHLLEPYLTGTEASGLYEARLGAQEMPGKEVHVFCAGYREDEFEELLSFADHIVFNSPSQLLRFGKRVKEAGKNAGLRINPECSTQEGHAIYDPCAPGSRMGTTRAQWETAVRKHPELIGLLDGIHFHTLCEQDSSDLETTLTAVKTKFGDLISQMKWLNLGGGHHITRPGYDIAQLEKCIRAAKEEWKVDVYLEPGEAWALNAGFFLTTVLDVLQNGDIRLAILDGSAACHMPDVLEMPYRPPLLGADEPGENAVTIRLGGPTCLSGDIIGDYSFSEPLKYGDILMFGDMAIYTTCKNNTFNGMPLPDIWLRHGDKTMERLTDFGYEDFKGRLGRCRK, from the coding sequence ATGGAAAGAACAGATACAAGACCACCCTTTGCAGCGTCCGGCGGAATTATTCCGCCGGAGCTGCGGAAGATCAAAACACCTTGTTATGTTCTCGACGAAGCGGCGCTTATAAAAAATGCAGAATTAATGGGGAATATTGCCAAAAGAACAGGCTGCAAAATGCTCCTGGCACAGAAGGCTTTCAGTAATTATGACTGCTATCATCTTTTGGAACCTTATCTGACGGGAACAGAAGCAAGCGGACTGTACGAAGCCAGGCTTGGTGCCCAGGAGATGCCTGGAAAAGAGGTACATGTATTTTGCGCCGGATATCGTGAGGATGAATTTGAGGAGCTGCTTAGCTTTGCAGATCATATAGTGTTTAACTCTCCTTCTCAGCTTCTTCGCTTTGGAAAAAGAGTGAAGGAGGCCGGGAAAAATGCAGGGCTTCGGATCAATCCGGAATGCTCTACCCAGGAGGGACATGCTATTTATGATCCCTGTGCCCCAGGCAGCCGCATGGGTACCACAAGAGCACAATGGGAGACTGCTGTGAGAAAGCATCCGGAGCTGATCGGATTATTGGATGGTATTCATTTTCACACCCTTTGTGAGCAGGACTCTTCTGATCTGGAAACTACTCTTACAGCAGTAAAGACGAAATTCGGAGATCTGATTTCTCAGATGAAATGGCTGAACCTGGGAGGTGGACATCATATTACAAGACCAGGCTATGATATTGCACAGCTTGAGAAGTGCATTAGAGCAGCAAAGGAAGAATGGAAGGTAGATGTTTATCTGGAGCCCGGAGAGGCATGGGCCTTAAATGCAGGATTTTTTTTGACAACTGTTCTGGATGTGCTGCAAAATGGTGATATCCGGCTTGCAATTTTGGATGGAAGTGCTGCGTGTCATATGCCGGATGTTCTGGAAATGCCTTATCGTCCTCCTCTTCTTGGAGCAGATGAACCGGGAGAAAATGCAGTCACAATCCGGCTCGGAGGACCAACCTGCCTGTCAGGAGATATCATAGGAGATTACAGCTTTTCAGAGCCGTTGAAGTACGGAGATATCCTCATGTTTGGTGATATGGCCATTTATACAACCTGCAAGAACAATACCTTTAATGGAATGCCTTTGCCTGATATATGGCTGAGACATGGCGATAAAACCATGGAACGTCTTACTGATTTTGGGTATGAAGATTTTAAAGGCAGACTTGGACGCTGCAGGAAATAA